Proteins encoded within one genomic window of Carboxydocella sporoproducens DSM 16521:
- the cysK gene encoding cysteine synthase A: MRVANNIAELIGQTPLVRLNKLVDENMAEVYVKLESFNPGSSVKDRIALSMIEAAEQAGILKPGATIVEPTSGNTGIGLAMVAASRGYKLILVMPETMSIERRNLLKAYGAELILTPGSEGMKGAVRRAEELLAQNPDYFLPQQFKNPANPEIHRKTTALEILEQTGGQLDAFVGGVGTGGTITGVGEVLKEKIPGVKIVAVEPAASPVLSGGNPGPHKIQGIGAGFVPDVLNTKIYDQVIQVTNEDAMETARNLARKEGILVGISSGAAVWAALKVAKELGAGKRVVVVAPDTGERYLSTELFQ, encoded by the coding sequence ATGCGTGTAGCCAACAATATTGCTGAATTGATCGGCCAAACCCCCCTGGTGCGGTTGAACAAACTGGTAGATGAGAATATGGCTGAGGTTTATGTAAAACTGGAGTCATTCAACCCGGGCAGCAGTGTTAAAGACCGGATTGCTCTGTCCATGATCGAAGCTGCTGAACAAGCCGGTATTCTGAAGCCGGGAGCTACCATCGTAGAGCCCACCAGTGGCAATACCGGTATTGGTCTGGCCATGGTGGCAGCTTCCAGGGGTTATAAGCTGATCCTGGTGATGCCGGAAACCATGAGCATAGAGCGGCGCAATTTGTTGAAAGCCTATGGTGCCGAGCTGATTCTCACCCCTGGCAGTGAGGGAATGAAAGGGGCCGTGCGCCGGGCGGAAGAACTGCTGGCCCAGAATCCCGATTATTTCCTGCCCCAGCAATTTAAAAACCCGGCCAACCCGGAAATCCATCGCAAGACTACCGCGCTGGAAATTCTGGAGCAGACCGGCGGTCAGCTGGATGCCTTTGTCGGCGGGGTCGGCACCGGCGGTACCATAACCGGGGTTGGTGAGGTTTTGAAAGAAAAAATCCCCGGTGTCAAAATAGTAGCTGTGGAACCTGCTGCCAGCCCGGTGTTGAGTGGCGGCAATCCCGGACCTCACAAAATCCAGGGCATTGGCGCTGGATTCGTGCCTGACGTGCTGAATACAAAGATTTATGACCAGGTCATTCAGGTGACCAATGAAGATGCGATGGAAACTGCCCGTAACCTGGCCCGCAAAGAGGGGATTCTGGTAGGTATTTCCTCTGGTGCTGCCGTCTGGGCTGCCCTGAAGGTAGCGAAAGAACTGGGGGCAGGCAAAAGAGTGGTTGTGGTGGCTCCCGATACCGGTGAACGTTATCTCAGTACTGAGCTGTTCCAGTAA
- a CDS encoding two-component system sensor histidine kinase NtrB has translation MSAGKGKELIKIGKSPLFNSLVDGIMILDPDACCVQINQAAADIFAVNPEHFIGQNVVECHSPLFQAQVLELMEEFRSGNKEAYEKRNIKVNQRLLDVFMTPLRDSKNRFLGLIMMVRDVTREREMQDKLIRQEKLAVVGQLAAGLAHEIRNPLTTVMGFMQLLNPLLPEGKAREYAALVNEELRRIKGLVSEILLLTKPSAPNFRDVDLINLVRETLAVMVSEANLKGVALEGVTYGQAYVRADREQIKQVLVNFIKNAVDACGSRGKVVVEVESREQEWAVLVMDDGPGLPPEVLNKVFEPFFTTKEEGMGLGLVVSKQIAETHGGRIELGNWPTGGAVATLYLPKLSRTH, from the coding sequence ATGAGTGCGGGGAAAGGGAAAGAGCTAATCAAGATCGGCAAAAGCCCTTTGTTTAACAGTCTGGTTGATGGGATTATGATTCTCGATCCTGATGCCTGTTGTGTACAGATTAATCAAGCAGCAGCGGATATTTTTGCTGTTAATCCTGAACACTTCATCGGGCAGAATGTGGTGGAATGTCATTCACCGCTGTTCCAGGCTCAGGTTTTAGAATTAATGGAGGAATTCCGTTCCGGAAATAAAGAAGCTTATGAAAAGAGGAATATCAAAGTCAATCAACGCTTGCTGGATGTTTTTATGACCCCGCTCCGGGACAGCAAAAACCGTTTCCTGGGACTAATCATGATGGTCAGGGATGTGACCAGGGAACGGGAGATGCAGGATAAACTCATCCGCCAGGAAAAACTGGCGGTTGTCGGGCAGCTGGCTGCCGGGCTGGCCCATGAAATCCGTAACCCCCTGACGACGGTGATGGGTTTCATGCAGCTGCTAAATCCGCTGCTGCCGGAAGGGAAGGCCCGGGAGTATGCAGCCCTGGTCAATGAAGAATTACGGCGCATCAAGGGTTTGGTGAGCGAAATTCTCTTGCTCACCAAACCCAGTGCCCCCAATTTTCGGGATGTAGATCTGATCAACCTGGTGCGGGAAACTCTGGCGGTAATGGTCAGTGAAGCCAACCTGAAAGGGGTTGCCTTAGAAGGGGTTACATATGGTCAGGCCTATGTGCGGGCTGACCGGGAACAAATCAAGCAGGTGCTGGTCAATTTTATCAAAAACGCGGTGGATGCCTGTGGTAGCCGTGGCAAAGTGGTAGTCGAAGTGGAGAGCCGGGAGCAGGAATGGGCTGTACTGGTGATGGATGATGGCCCGGGGTTGCCTCCTGAGGTTTTAAACAAAGTCTTTGAGCCCTTTTTTACTACCAAGGAAGAAGGAATGGGCCTGGGACTGGTGGTTTCCAAACAAATAGCTGAAACCCACGGGGGCCGGATCGAGCTGGGCAATTGGCCTACCGGGGGTGCTGTCGCAACCCTGTACTTGCCTAAACTGAGCAGAACCCATTGA
- the ileS gene encoding isoleucine--tRNA ligase — MDYSKTLNMIKTDFPMRGNLPQREPEILRFWEEMDIYRQVQQKNQGRPKFILHDGPPYANGDIHLGHTLNKVLKDIIVKYKSMTGYDAPYVPGWDTHGLPIEQRAIKDLGLNRKAVSPVEFRQRCAEYARKYAGIQKEQFKRLGVRGDWENPYLTLMPHFEAKQIEIFGEMAKRGYIYKGLKPVYWCASCETALAEAEVEYKDKTSHSIYVRFPVQDGKGKLPQEAGVVIWTTTPWTLPANLAICLHPDFDYVLVQTEKGQLLVARELLKQFLEATGLTEQGIAARFKGQELEGVVCRHPFMDRESPLILGDHVTLEAGTGAVHTAPGHGAEDFEVGQKYGLPVVNPVDDSGYFTQEAGPFAGLHINDGNLKVIQWLDEHGYLLKSGRISHQYPHCWRCKNPIVFRATEQWFASIDGFRQQALKAIDEVQWIPAWGRDRIYNMVAERGDWCISRQRLWGVPIPIFYCEQCGQEIINDQTIKHIKNLFKEHGSDIWFARETAELVPPGLTCPRCGHDRFRKETDIMDVWFDSGSSHAAVCDQPEYWPELSWPADLYLEGSDQHRGWFNSSLLTAVATRGQAPYRAVLTHGFLVDEKGRKMSKSLGNGVDPLEVINQMGADILRLWVASADYRSDVAASPNILKQIAEAYKKIRNTCRYLLGNLYDFNPATDLVDYDEMPELDKWALYRLQRLIERVRAGYENYEFHIVYHAIHNFCAVDLSAIYFDISKDRLYVSLPASRERRAAQTVMYYIIDALVRLLAPVLAFTTEEIWRYLPGERPRSVQLTDMPGVEQRYLDEALAERWEKLLEVREKVTKALEVARQQKVIGHSLDARVKLTASGAELELLQQYLEQLAPIFIVSQVELASGTGELEVEVTAAAGSKCERCWIYSTETGQDAEHPDLCPRCAAVIKQL, encoded by the coding sequence ATGGATTACAGCAAAACTCTCAATATGATCAAAACCGATTTTCCCATGCGGGGCAATTTGCCGCAACGGGAGCCGGAAATTCTCAGGTTCTGGGAAGAAATGGATATCTACCGGCAGGTACAACAGAAAAACCAGGGCCGGCCCAAGTTTATCCTGCATGATGGCCCGCCTTATGCCAATGGGGATATTCATCTGGGCCATACCCTGAACAAAGTATTAAAGGATATTATCGTCAAGTACAAATCCATGACCGGCTATGATGCCCCCTATGTACCGGGCTGGGATACCCATGGCCTGCCCATTGAACAGCGGGCGATCAAGGACCTGGGTCTTAACCGCAAGGCGGTAAGCCCGGTGGAATTCCGCCAGCGCTGTGCGGAATATGCCAGAAAATATGCCGGTATACAAAAAGAACAGTTTAAACGCCTGGGGGTGAGGGGAGACTGGGAAAACCCCTATCTTACCCTGATGCCGCATTTTGAGGCCAAACAGATTGAGATTTTCGGGGAAATGGCCAAACGGGGCTATATTTACAAAGGTCTGAAGCCGGTGTACTGGTGTGCCAGCTGCGAAACCGCCCTGGCGGAAGCGGAGGTGGAATACAAAGACAAGACCTCCCATTCCATTTATGTCCGCTTTCCGGTCCAGGATGGCAAAGGGAAACTGCCGCAGGAGGCCGGGGTGGTAATCTGGACCACAACCCCCTGGACCCTGCCCGCCAACCTGGCCATTTGTCTGCATCCGGATTTCGATTATGTGCTGGTGCAAACGGAAAAAGGGCAGTTGCTGGTGGCCCGGGAATTGCTAAAACAGTTCCTGGAAGCTACCGGCCTGACGGAACAGGGGATTGCGGCCCGGTTCAAAGGCCAGGAACTGGAAGGAGTAGTTTGCCGCCATCCTTTCATGGATCGGGAGAGTCCCCTCATCCTCGGTGACCATGTCACTCTGGAAGCCGGTACCGGTGCGGTCCATACTGCACCAGGCCACGGGGCGGAGGACTTTGAAGTGGGTCAGAAATATGGCTTGCCAGTTGTTAACCCGGTGGATGACAGCGGCTATTTCACCCAGGAAGCTGGACCTTTTGCCGGGCTGCATATCAATGACGGGAACCTGAAGGTAATCCAGTGGCTGGATGAACATGGCTATTTGCTGAAAAGCGGCAGGATTTCTCACCAGTACCCCCATTGCTGGCGCTGTAAAAATCCCATTGTCTTCCGGGCTACCGAGCAATGGTTTGCTTCCATCGATGGTTTTCGTCAGCAGGCCTTAAAGGCCATTGACGAGGTGCAATGGATCCCGGCCTGGGGCCGTGACCGTATCTACAACATGGTGGCAGAGCGGGGAGACTGGTGTATTTCCCGGCAACGCCTCTGGGGCGTGCCTATTCCCATTTTCTACTGTGAACAATGCGGTCAGGAAATCATCAATGACCAGACCATCAAGCATATTAAAAACCTGTTCAAAGAACATGGTTCCGACATCTGGTTTGCCCGGGAAACTGCCGAGCTGGTGCCTCCCGGTCTAACCTGCCCCAGGTGTGGCCATGACCGCTTCCGCAAGGAAACTGATATCATGGATGTCTGGTTTGACAGTGGCTCCAGCCATGCGGCGGTTTGCGATCAGCCCGAATACTGGCCGGAACTGAGCTGGCCCGCTGACCTCTATCTGGAGGGTAGTGACCAGCACCGGGGCTGGTTCAACTCCTCCCTGCTGACTGCAGTGGCCACCCGCGGGCAGGCACCTTACAGGGCAGTGCTGACCCACGGCTTCCTGGTGGATGAAAAAGGCAGAAAGATGTCCAAGTCCCTGGGTAACGGGGTTGATCCCCTGGAGGTCATCAACCAGATGGGGGCGGATATCCTGCGGCTCTGGGTGGCTTCTGCTGATTATCGTTCCGATGTAGCGGCCAGCCCCAATATTCTGAAGCAGATTGCCGAGGCTTACAAAAAGATCCGCAATACCTGCCGCTATTTACTGGGCAACCTTTATGATTTCAATCCGGCTACCGATCTGGTGGATTATGACGAGATGCCGGAGCTGGACAAATGGGCCCTCTACCGATTGCAGCGGTTAATCGAACGGGTACGGGCCGGCTATGAAAACTATGAATTCCATATTGTCTACCATGCTATTCACAACTTCTGTGCTGTGGACTTAAGTGCCATCTATTTCGATATTTCCAAGGACCGGCTGTATGTTTCCCTGCCTGCATCCCGGGAACGGCGGGCGGCTCAGACGGTGATGTACTACATCATTGATGCCCTGGTGCGCCTGCTGGCACCGGTACTGGCCTTTACCACTGAGGAAATCTGGCGCTACCTGCCGGGGGAAAGACCCAGGAGTGTTCAGCTGACCGACATGCCCGGGGTGGAGCAGCGCTACCTGGATGAGGCACTGGCAGAACGCTGGGAGAAACTGCTGGAAGTACGGGAAAAAGTAACCAAGGCCCTGGAAGTGGCCCGACAGCAGAAGGTGATCGGGCATTCTCTGGATGCCCGGGTGAAGCTGACTGCCAGTGGCGCAGAGCTGGAACTGTTACAACAATACCTGGAGCAGCTGGCCCCCATTTTCATCGTCTCCCAGGTGGAACTGGCCAGCGGTACCGGGGAACTGGAGGTAGAAGTCACTGCCGCAGCTGGAAGCAAGTGCGAAAGATGCTGGATTTATAGCACCGAAACAGGCCAGGATGCAGAACATCCAGACCTTTGTCCCCGCTGTGCCGCAGTTATAAAACAATTATAA
- a CDS encoding enoyl-CoA hydratase/isomerase family protein has protein sequence MAEKTLILEYLDNLALITLNRPAALNTINLDLLQEMEEIQQKLAQDPNLRAVVVQAAGPHFSAGIDLSLLAQVDASFVLQQVQRLQQIFQRWQQLTVPVIAAIQGVCFGSGLELVLACDLRIAAANARFALPEVRFGLAPDLGGTSRLTKLVGAGQAKRLLLTCEEIDAQEAKTIGLVEKVVPEAELEKAALGWAQAIASFPPAGLRFAKQGVQVAQEASLAAALLFEQAQSVYCCGTQEQKEAIAAFFRKQK, from the coding sequence ATGGCCGAAAAAACCTTAATTCTGGAGTATCTGGACAATCTGGCCCTGATTACCCTCAATCGTCCTGCTGCCCTCAATACCATTAATCTGGATCTGCTGCAGGAAATGGAAGAAATCCAGCAGAAACTGGCTCAGGACCCCAACCTGCGGGCCGTAGTGGTGCAGGCGGCCGGTCCCCATTTTTCTGCCGGTATCGATCTCAGCCTGCTGGCTCAGGTGGATGCCAGCTTTGTGCTGCAGCAGGTCCAGAGATTACAGCAGATTTTTCAGCGCTGGCAGCAATTAACCGTTCCTGTCATTGCCGCCATTCAGGGAGTCTGTTTTGGTTCCGGCCTGGAGCTGGTTCTGGCCTGTGACCTCCGGATCGCAGCCGCTAATGCCCGTTTTGCCTTGCCGGAAGTGCGTTTTGGTCTTGCCCCTGACCTGGGGGGCACCAGTCGCCTGACCAAACTGGTCGGGGCCGGTCAGGCCAAACGCCTGCTGCTCACCTGTGAGGAAATCGATGCCCAGGAAGCTAAAACCATCGGTTTGGTGGAAAAGGTGGTACCCGAAGCAGAGCTGGAAAAGGCTGCTCTGGGCTGGGCGCAAGCTATCGCTTCCTTCCCGCCGGCCGGGCTACGCTTTGCCAAACAGGGCGTGCAGGTGGCCCAGGAAGCCAGTCTCGCTGCGGCCCTTCTGTTCGAGCAGGCCCAATCCGTATATTGTTGTGGTACCCAGGAACAAAAAGAAGCCATCGCCGCCTTTTTCCGCAAACAGAAGTAA